The Flammeovirgaceae bacterium genome contains a region encoding:
- the lon gene encoding endopeptidase La: MFKTMPIQLVQDDGDELIQLINPEQESDLKPEDLSDELSILPIKNTVLFPGVVIPITVGRQKSIKLVKKAYQGNRIIGVIAQKNAQAEEPSTEELYRTGTVARIIKMLVLPDGNTTIIIQGKNRFHVTDFVQEDPWLTARVALQREVPIEMTKEAKALVQSLKESAFKILKLNPEIPQEAQIALDNIQRVPFLIHFLSSNLNVEVADKQKILETENIMDRGTLLLQFMLREIQMLEIKNEIQKKVHTDIDQQQRDYFLRQQIKVLQDELGYDTPDKEVEALRKRGEQKKWAKPVADHFNKELDKLLRINPQAAEYPVVMNYVEFMLDLPWGEYTIDDFDLKKARKILDADHFGLEKVKTRILEYLAVLKLKQDMKGPILCLYGPPGVGKTSLGRSIAKALGRKYVRMSLGGVHDEAEIRGHRKTYVGAMPGKILQNIKKAHSSNPVFILDEIDKVRSDFRGDPSSALLEVLDPEQNSTFGDNYLEVEYDLSKVLFIATANSLDTIHPALRDRMEIIEITGYTLEEKTEIALRHLVPKQLTEHGLKETDCTFTRKTVAKIIDRYTRESGVRTLERKIGSIIRHIAKSVAMGEPYTKTVNDEVIRKALGPEIFDEELYQGNDIAGVVTGLAWTQVGGEILFVESSLSKGKGTLTLSGQLGEVMKESAMAALSYLKSNAETLGIDPRVFQQYDLHIHVPAGAVPKDGPSAGITMLTSLASVYTQRKVKARLAMSGEITLRGKVLPVGGIKEKILAAKRSGISEIILSAKNKKDIDEIEKHYLKGLRFHFVDTVDDVLKIALMKERVKNPLRFSFTDQKNPG, encoded by the coding sequence ATGTTTAAAACGATGCCCATACAGCTTGTTCAGGACGATGGCGATGAACTGATCCAGTTAATAAACCCTGAACAGGAAAGCGATTTGAAGCCAGAGGATCTGTCCGATGAGCTTTCTATTCTGCCAATAAAGAACACGGTGTTGTTTCCGGGGGTGGTTATCCCCATAACGGTTGGCCGGCAAAAGTCCATTAAACTGGTAAAAAAAGCTTACCAAGGCAACCGCATAATAGGCGTTATTGCCCAAAAGAACGCCCAGGCCGAAGAGCCTTCAACCGAAGAATTATACCGCACGGGTACTGTTGCGCGCATCATTAAAATGCTGGTACTGCCCGATGGCAACACTACTATAATTATCCAGGGTAAGAACCGCTTTCATGTAACGGATTTTGTGCAGGAAGATCCCTGGCTTACCGCCCGTGTTGCCCTGCAGCGCGAAGTGCCCATTGAAATGACTAAAGAAGCAAAAGCACTCGTACAATCGCTTAAAGAATCGGCTTTTAAAATTTTAAAACTAAACCCCGAAATCCCGCAGGAAGCACAGATTGCGCTGGATAACATTCAACGTGTTCCGTTTCTTATTCATTTTCTGTCATCTAATCTTAATGTTGAAGTAGCCGATAAACAGAAAATTCTGGAAACCGAAAACATTATGGATCGCGGCACGCTGTTGCTTCAGTTTATGCTGCGCGAAATCCAGATGCTGGAAATTAAAAACGAAATCCAGAAGAAAGTACATACCGATATTGACCAGCAGCAGCGCGACTACTTCTTACGGCAACAGATAAAGGTGCTGCAGGATGAATTGGGTTACGATACCCCCGACAAGGAAGTGGAGGCCCTGCGAAAACGAGGCGAACAGAAAAAATGGGCCAAACCGGTGGCTGACCATTTTAATAAGGAGTTGGATAAGTTATTACGCATAAACCCGCAGGCGGCCGAATACCCCGTGGTGATGAACTACGTGGAGTTTATGCTGGATCTGCCCTGGGGTGAATACACGATTGATGATTTTGATTTAAAGAAGGCGCGAAAAATTCTCGATGCCGACCACTTTGGTCTGGAAAAAGTAAAAACCCGGATTTTAGAATACCTGGCGGTACTCAAACTGAAGCAGGATATGAAGGGGCCCATCCTGTGCCTGTATGGCCCTCCGGGAGTAGGAAAAACCTCGCTTGGCCGTTCAATAGCAAAAGCCCTCGGCCGAAAGTATGTGCGCATGTCGCTGGGCGGTGTGCACGATGAAGCCGAAATCCGCGGGCACCGGAAAACCTATGTCGGAGCCATGCCGGGTAAGATTCTGCAGAACATTAAAAAAGCCCACTCTTCAAATCCGGTATTTATCCTCGATGAGATTGATAAAGTCCGGTCTGATTTCCGGGGCGATCCGTCATCGGCATTGTTGGAAGTACTCGACCCTGAACAAAACAGCACCTTTGGCGATAATTACCTGGAAGTAGAGTACGACCTCTCTAAGGTGCTTTTCATTGCAACAGCCAATTCGTTGGATACCATCCATCCTGCGTTACGCGACCGGATGGAAATTATCGAAATAACAGGTTATACGCTTGAAGAGAAAACCGAAATAGCGCTGCGGCACTTGGTACCCAAGCAACTGACCGAACATGGCCTGAAAGAAACCGATTGCACCTTTACCCGAAAGACGGTTGCCAAAATTATTGATCGGTACACCCGCGAATCGGGTGTGCGTACCCTCGAACGTAAAATCGGATCCATCATCCGCCACATAGCCAAATCGGTAGCCATGGGTGAACCTTACACCAAAACAGTAAATGATGAAGTGATCCGTAAAGCCTTAGGCCCTGAAATTTTTGATGAAGAACTCTACCAGGGGAACGATATTGCCGGAGTAGTTACCGGACTTGCCTGGACACAGGTGGGAGGAGAAATTTTGTTTGTCGAATCAAGTTTAAGTAAGGGCAAAGGAACTTTAACCTTGTCGGGTCAGCTGGGCGAGGTAATGAAGGAGTCGGCCATGGCGGCACTTTCTTACCTGAAGTCGAATGCCGAAACCCTGGGCATTGACCCACGCGTATTTCAGCAATACGATTTGCACATTCACGTTCCGGCCGGTGCCGTACCGAAAGACGGCCCCTCGGCAGGCATCACCATGCTTACCTCGCTGGCTTCGGTTTATACGCAGCGGAAGGTAAAAGCCAGGCTGGCCATGTCGGGTGAAATTACCTTGCGCGGAAAAGTATTGCCGGTGGGCGGCATTAAAGAGAAGATACTGGCTGCCAAGCGAAGCGGAATCAGCGAAATAATTCTGAGTGCAAAAAACAAAAAGGATATTGATGAAATTGAAAAGCATTACCTGAAAGGCCTTCGCTTTCATTTTGTGGATACGGTGGATGATGTACTGAAAATAGCCCTGATGAAAGAAAGGGTGAAGAACCCCTTGCGGTTCAGTTTTACAGATCAAAAAAATCCAGGCTGA
- a CDS encoding histidine phosphatase family protein yields the protein MKTLYIVRHAKSSWDDPLQNDFDRPLNDRGKRDAPRMGKRLKERSINPGLLLSSPAKRALATAKRIGREIGYDEEKIKTDKRLYHADSETILDITQNLNNKYDAVMLFGHNPGLTDFVNEVMHANLDNLPTCGVVAARFLTDTWKDIETGNSELLFIDFPKNAD from the coding sequence ATGAAAACACTATACATTGTACGGCATGCCAAGTCCAGTTGGGACGATCCTCTGCAAAATGATTTTGACAGACCGTTGAACGACCGGGGTAAACGAGACGCTCCGCGCATGGGTAAGCGTTTAAAAGAACGCAGCATTAATCCCGGGCTGCTGCTGAGCAGCCCGGCTAAGCGGGCACTTGCAACAGCTAAACGAATCGGCAGGGAAATCGGTTATGATGAAGAAAAAATAAAAACCGACAAACGACTCTATCACGCAGACTCTGAAACTATTCTGGATATCACACAAAACCTCAATAATAAATACGATGCTGTTATGCTGTTCGGGCACAACCCGGGTCTTACTGATTTTGTAAACGAGGTAATGCACGCAAACCTGGATAACCTACCCACCTGCGGTGTGGTAGCTGCCCGCTTCCTTACCGACACGTGGAAGGATATCGAAACCGGCAACAGCGAATTACTGTTTATTGATTTCCCAAAAAACGCTGATTAA
- a CDS encoding DMT family protein: protein MKGTLTITLLILSNAFMTLAWYGHLKFKEMKWSQNLPLLTIILISWGIAFFEYLLQVPANRIGFKAYGGPFSLVQLKVIQEVITLVVFVGFSLLLFKNETFRWNHLIGFLFLILAVYFIFKK, encoded by the coding sequence ATGAAAGGAACACTAACGATTACTTTACTTATTCTTTCCAATGCGTTTATGACGTTGGCCTGGTATGGCCACCTGAAGTTTAAGGAAATGAAATGGAGCCAGAACCTGCCGTTGCTTACCATTATCCTCATCAGTTGGGGCATTGCGTTCTTCGAGTACCTGCTGCAGGTGCCTGCTAACCGCATTGGGTTTAAGGCCTATGGTGGTCCGTTTTCGCTGGTACAACTCAAGGTCATTCAGGAGGTTATCACGCTGGTGGTTTTCGTCGGATTTTCGCTGTTGCTTTTCAAAAACGAAACGTTCCGGTGGAATCACCTGATTGGTTTTTTATTTCTTATTCTCGCGGTTTATTTCATTTTTAAAAAATAA
- the hslU gene encoding ATP-dependent protease ATPase subunit HslU — translation MITEKYLTPRQIVAELDKYIVGQAEAKRNVAIALRNRWRRMNVQSELRSEIIPNNILMIGATGVGKTEIARRLAKLADAPFVKVEASKFTEVGYVGRDVESMVRDLVEQSVNMVKARKKEEVRDKAVQAVEDIILDALIPPLRQQPVRTGFLGQPETAADETPTNDIELNERTRHLFREKLKNGELEERKIEINIKPSGNPNIGMIGAGMMDEVSMMNLQEMLSGMLPKKARKKKVTVAEARRILLEEEAARLIDMDEVKEEAIRLAENSGIIFIDEIDKVASGYKKGGGGPDVSREGVQRDLLPIVEGSTVNTKYGVIKTDHVLFIAAGAFHISKPSDLIPELQGRFPIRVELSNLTQEDFVRILKEPRNALTRQYQALFEAESVSVSFTDEAIQEIARMAFTLNAEVENIGARRLQTVMSRLLNEFLYDVPDRIKPGSSISIDAALVKEKLSALAKNKDLSEYIL, via the coding sequence ATGATTACAGAAAAATACTTAACACCCCGGCAGATTGTTGCCGAACTGGACAAGTACATTGTGGGCCAGGCCGAAGCCAAACGCAATGTGGCCATTGCCTTGCGCAACCGGTGGCGGAGAATGAATGTGCAGTCCGAATTACGGTCGGAAATTATCCCGAACAATATCCTGATGATTGGCGCGACCGGGGTAGGTAAAACCGAAATTGCCCGCAGGCTTGCCAAACTGGCTGATGCTCCATTTGTAAAAGTGGAGGCATCAAAGTTTACTGAGGTGGGATATGTGGGGCGTGATGTGGAAAGTATGGTGCGCGACCTGGTGGAGCAGTCGGTAAACATGGTAAAGGCCCGCAAAAAGGAAGAAGTACGCGACAAGGCAGTGCAGGCAGTAGAAGACATTATTCTGGATGCGCTTATACCGCCCCTTCGGCAGCAACCGGTACGCACCGGCTTTTTGGGTCAACCAGAAACCGCAGCCGATGAAACACCAACCAACGACATCGAACTTAATGAACGAACACGCCACCTGTTCAGAGAAAAACTGAAAAATGGCGAGCTGGAAGAACGCAAAATTGAAATCAACATCAAGCCATCGGGTAACCCGAACATTGGTATGATTGGTGCCGGTATGATGGACGAGGTTTCGATGATGAACCTGCAGGAAATGCTGAGCGGCATGTTACCCAAGAAAGCCAGGAAGAAAAAGGTTACCGTGGCTGAAGCCAGGCGCATTTTGCTGGAAGAGGAAGCTGCGCGGCTTATTGATATGGATGAAGTAAAAGAAGAGGCCATCCGGCTGGCCGAAAATTCAGGAATTATTTTTATTGATGAAATTGATAAAGTTGCCTCCGGCTACAAGAAGGGAGGAGGCGGCCCTGACGTGAGCCGCGAGGGTGTACAGCGCGACTTGTTGCCGATTGTGGAAGGAAGCACGGTAAATACAAAGTATGGCGTTATCAAAACCGATCATGTATTGTTTATAGCGGCCGGGGCGTTTCATATCAGTAAACCGTCTGATTTGATTCCGGAGTTGCAAGGCCGTTTCCCGATTCGGGTTGAACTCAGTAACCTGACGCAGGAAGACTTTGTACGGATATTAAAAGAGCCGCGCAACGCGCTCACCCGGCAGTACCAGGCATTATTTGAGGCGGAAAGTGTTTCGGTTTCATTTACCGATGAGGCAATTCAGGAAATCGCGCGCATGGCATTTACACTAAATGCCGAAGTGGAGAACATTGGTGCCCGAAGGCTGCAAACCGTTATGAGCCGGTTGCTCAACGAGTTCCTGTACGATGTTCCGGATAGGATAAAGCCGGGGTCATCCATCAGCATTGATGCTGCGCTGGTAAAGGAAAAACTTAGTGCGCTGGCAAAAAATAAGGATCTTAGCGAATATATTCTTTGA
- a CDS encoding phosphoribosylformylglycinamidine synthase codes for MKKILLLLLLLQQLISLAQETDSLKLVYQQLDSLYIHEEESKGRKPKVLHAEPLYVDLIRDLGAHRGEKEWNIGFGIRDNVQFDTYQALIEYEFAPVDRFGLEIELPISIVAPLNGAESDSVPPSRLESLKLATQWTFLVSDEHNLSLALGYIHEFEFSSFRNFGNPLFTGNIFNPFFIAAKRFGNNYHALIYTGPKFEQDFKTNQWRSHHEINTSFHYMITGTRNFIGVEFNKQLYKSVFDMVIRPQIRLGIADNFLMGIVTGVPVNRENQRFSFFMRIIWEPGHKIQKH; via the coding sequence ATGAAAAAAATTCTTCTGTTATTGCTCCTTCTCCAACAGCTTATCAGTCTTGCGCAGGAAACCGACAGCCTGAAGTTGGTGTATCAGCAACTGGATAGCCTCTATATACACGAAGAGGAATCAAAAGGCCGCAAACCGAAGGTGCTTCATGCCGAACCTCTTTACGTTGATTTGATTCGTGACCTGGGGGCTCACAGAGGCGAAAAGGAATGGAACATTGGTTTCGGGATCAGGGATAATGTTCAATTCGACACTTACCAGGCGCTAATTGAATACGAGTTTGCACCGGTGGATCGTTTTGGACTTGAAATTGAATTGCCGATTTCAATCGTTGCACCGTTAAATGGTGCTGAAAGTGATTCGGTACCTCCCAGTCGGCTTGAAAGTTTAAAACTGGCCACACAATGGACGTTTCTGGTTTCAGACGAGCACAACCTCTCGCTGGCATTAGGGTATATCCATGAATTTGAGTTCTCTTCCTTTCGCAATTTTGGCAATCCGTTATTTACCGGAAACATCTTTAATCCATTTTTTATTGCCGCCAAACGTTTTGGCAACAATTACCATGCATTGATCTACACGGGGCCGAAATTTGAACAGGACTTTAAAACGAATCAGTGGCGTAGCCATCATGAAATCAACACCAGTTTTCATTACATGATTACCGGTACCCGCAATTTTATTGGCGTTGAATTTAACAAGCAACTTTATAAATCCGTTTTCGATATGGTGATACGGCCGCAAATTCGGTTGGGTATTGCTGATAATTTTCTGATGGGTATTGTTACGGGAGTTCCGGTTAATCGCGAAAATCAACGCTTTAGTTTTTTTATGCGGATCATCTGGGAACCCGGGCACAAAATTCAAAAACACTAA
- the porQ gene encoding type IX secretion system protein PorQ translates to MKRVLIIALVHGVAVTWGQSGGNKSFQFLNVPAHARLAALGGVNASLADEDVNFVFNNPALISDTLAGYASAGYLFYLADIGQATFSYAHDFSKAGAVTFGIRHINYGEVAGYDAAGMETGMFKSGETEILIGKSHQVGVFRLGASIKGVFSNLAGFRGTALLTDVGGIFIHPQKQLVVGMVFRNLGFILNEFSETSNSDLPFDIQIGATSKPEHMPVRFSITLFNLTNLGKAYRDQSLVTEFFRHLNVGAELLIHKNVNVLIGYNGLRQQELQVQSGSGMRGFTVGFLVRVKQFECALSRATYSVGNAAYAFTLNVNTKSMLMKRKEL, encoded by the coding sequence TTGAAGAGGGTATTAATCATAGCGTTGGTACACGGTGTTGCGGTAACCTGGGGGCAGTCGGGAGGAAATAAATCATTTCAGTTTTTAAATGTACCGGCACATGCCCGGCTGGCAGCCCTGGGTGGCGTAAATGCTTCACTGGCCGATGAGGATGTTAATTTTGTGTTCAATAATCCGGCCTTAATAAGCGATACACTGGCGGGCTATGCTTCGGCAGGCTACCTTTTTTACCTTGCCGATATCGGGCAGGCCACTTTTTCGTACGCACATGATTTTTCCAAAGCAGGCGCAGTAACGTTTGGTATCCGGCATATCAACTATGGCGAAGTGGCCGGCTATGATGCGGCTGGTATGGAAACCGGCATGTTCAAATCGGGTGAAACAGAAATTTTAATTGGTAAAAGTCACCAGGTTGGCGTTTTCCGGCTGGGTGCAAGCATTAAAGGTGTTTTCTCGAATTTAGCCGGCTTTCGCGGAACGGCCCTGCTCACCGATGTGGGCGGAATTTTTATTCATCCGCAAAAGCAACTGGTGGTGGGCATGGTGTTTCGCAACCTGGGTTTTATACTCAACGAATTTTCTGAAACCAGTAATTCGGATTTGCCTTTTGATATTCAGATAGGCGCTACCAGCAAGCCCGAGCACATGCCGGTGCGGTTTTCAATTACCTTGTTTAACCTGACCAACCTGGGCAAGGCGTACCGCGACCAATCGCTGGTAACGGAATTTTTTCGGCACCTTAACGTAGGAGCTGAACTGCTTATCCATAAAAACGTAAACGTTTTAATCGGCTACAACGGCCTGCGGCAGCAGGAGTTACAGGTACAGAGCGGTTCAGGTATGCGGGGATTTACAGTTGGATTTTTGGTACGTGTAAAACAATTTGAATGCGCGCTTAGCAGGGCAACCTATAGCGTGGGCAACGCGGCTTATGCATTTACGCTTAACGTTAATACAAAATCAATGCTGATGAAGCGAAAGGAATTATGA
- a CDS encoding lysophospholipid acyltransferase family protein, with protein MKRWKKIRRKIRYTTIYVVIRFLISLSAIVPRKTWLTVFGFFGRLSFYLATRSRRITIANLTMAYGHEKSKAEIHRLARNVFVMVGKNGADIIRSYRVTSRDSYEKLRVIHGAEFLHRAYAKGKGVIFLTAHLGAFELCATEMAVRGYKPLIIGTAMKDKRLTELLWRQRSKLGASAIERGKETVRLLKTLKAGGTVAILIDQDTRVKSVFVDFFGKPCATPVGAAVLALKTGASVVPVFLHLRDDGMQEVNCYPEVELVHTGNEEQDIVANTQKFTNIIEDEIRKYPEQWVWMHERWKTKPGEELN; from the coding sequence ATGAAACGGTGGAAGAAAATACGAAGGAAAATCCGGTATACCACCATTTATGTGGTCATTCGGTTTTTGATAAGCCTGTCAGCAATTGTACCGCGTAAAACCTGGTTAACTGTATTTGGCTTCTTTGGTAGACTTTCATTTTATCTGGCTACCCGGTCGCGCAGGATTACCATTGCCAATTTAACCATGGCCTACGGCCATGAAAAAAGCAAAGCTGAAATACACCGCCTGGCGCGAAATGTTTTTGTTATGGTAGGTAAAAATGGTGCAGACATCATCCGGTCTTATCGGGTCACATCACGCGACAGCTATGAAAAACTCCGTGTAATCCACGGTGCCGAATTTCTTCATAGAGCTTATGCAAAGGGTAAAGGTGTTATTTTTCTTACGGCTCACCTCGGTGCGTTTGAATTGTGTGCTACAGAAATGGCCGTGCGCGGTTATAAGCCGCTGATTATCGGTACCGCCATGAAGGATAAGCGGCTTACTGAATTATTATGGCGTCAGCGAAGTAAACTGGGTGCCTCCGCTATTGAACGCGGTAAAGAAACCGTCCGTTTACTGAAAACATTGAAAGCCGGTGGCACCGTAGCCATTTTAATTGATCAGGATACACGTGTTAAAAGTGTTTTTGTTGATTTTTTCGGGAAACCCTGTGCAACTCCGGTTGGTGCAGCTGTTTTGGCGCTTAAAACCGGTGCCTCGGTAGTGCCTGTATTTTTGCACTTGCGTGACGATGGCATGCAGGAGGTTAACTGTTACCCCGAAGTTGAGTTAGTGCATACCGGGAATGAAGAACAGGATATTGTAGCCAATACTCAAAAATTTACCAACATCATTGAAGATGAGATCCGAAAATATCCGGAGCAGTGGGTGTGGATGCATGAGCGCTGGAAAACCAAACCCGGTGAAGAACTTAATTGA
- a CDS encoding DUF4421 family protein, translating to MLPVLVFLGGYPCDGQPADSLRAYYIQEYPDHFFIWPVLKQRSLTFDIQDKQENKRKVEFIPNNKFTLGAGFYVFDLGFEVTFAIPLAENSKSIYGESTGRDLQLNILSKKWGADIYYQKYNGFYINDSDNPVPKGQPYPQRSDLVTRNFGASGVYIFNHRKFSLRSSFTYAERQLRSKGSWLLYGTINSFKVTADSALLDPAVQDVVGTGSGFRSLRYTTVSVAPGYSYNLVWRKFFLNATVALGPAHHWINYEEESGPKRDDISINSTGIARFAVGYNSNRFFGGFGFSAQTRIVKFEEVRVSNSTNLFKLLVGYRFREFGILKKRVWDVNPLKF from the coding sequence TTGCTACCGGTTCTTGTATTCCTGGGGGGTTATCCGTGCGATGGTCAGCCGGCTGACTCATTGCGTGCTTATTACATTCAGGAGTACCCCGACCACTTTTTTATCTGGCCCGTATTAAAACAACGGTCGCTAACGTTTGATATACAGGATAAGCAAGAAAACAAACGTAAAGTTGAATTTATTCCGAACAACAAGTTCACCTTGGGTGCCGGCTTTTATGTATTTGATTTGGGTTTTGAAGTTACGTTTGCCATACCCCTTGCTGAAAACAGTAAATCCATTTATGGAGAATCGACTGGGCGCGACCTGCAACTTAATATTCTTTCGAAAAAATGGGGCGCAGATATCTATTACCAGAAATACAACGGCTTTTATATAAACGACAGTGATAACCCCGTGCCGAAAGGGCAGCCCTATCCGCAACGTTCTGATTTGGTTACCCGCAACTTTGGTGCTTCGGGTGTTTACATCTTTAACCACCGCAAGTTTTCCCTCCGGTCCTCATTTACCTATGCCGAAAGGCAGTTGCGAAGCAAAGGATCTTGGCTGCTGTACGGAACAATAAACTCATTTAAGGTTACGGCCGACTCGGCCCTGCTGGATCCGGCCGTTCAGGATGTGGTGGGTACCGGTTCAGGTTTTCGGTCACTTCGGTATACTACGGTAAGCGTAGCGCCTGGTTATTCATACAACCTGGTGTGGCGTAAATTTTTTCTTAATGCAACGGTGGCGCTGGGCCCGGCTCATCATTGGATAAATTATGAAGAAGAATCCGGTCCGAAACGCGATGACATTAGTATTAACAGCACCGGTATAGCCCGGTTTGCGGTTGGATACAACAGTAACCGTTTCTTTGGCGGTTTCGGTTTTTCAGCTCAGACACGCATTGTAAAGTTCGAAGAGGTACGGGTTTCCAATTCTACCAACTTGTTTAAATTACTGGTTGGGTACCGGTTCAGGGAGTTCGGTATTCTTAAAAAAAGAGTTTGGGATGTAAACCCGTTGAAGTTTTAA